Proteins from a single region of Bos javanicus breed banteng chromosome 7, ARS-OSU_banteng_1.0, whole genome shotgun sequence:
- the FAF2 gene encoding FAS-associated factor 2 isoform X1, with translation MAAPEERDLTQEQTEKLLQFQDLTGIESMDQCRHTLEQHNWNIEAAVQDRLNEQEGVPSVFNPPPSRPLQVNTADHRIYSYVVSRPQPRGLLGWGYYLIMLPFRFTYYTILDIFRFALRFIRPDPRNRVTDPVGDIVSFMHSFEEKYGRAHPVFYLGTYSQALNDAKRELRFLLVYLHGDDHQDSDEFCRNTLCAPEVISLINTRMLFWACSTNKPEGYRVSQALRENTYPFLAMIMLKDRRMTVVGRLEGLIQPDDLINQLTFIMDANQTYLVSERLEREERNQTQVLRQQQDEAYLASLRADQEKERKKREERERKRRKEEEVQQQKLAEERRRRNLQEEKERKLECLPPEPSPDDPESVKIIFKLPNDSRVERRFHFSQSLTVIHDFLFSLKESPEKFQIEANFPRRVLPCLPSEEWPNPPTLQEAGLSHTEVLFVQDLTDE, from the exons gcTGCTGTACAGGACAGATTGAACGAGCAAGAGGGTGTACCAAGTGTTTTCAACCCACCACCATCTCGACCCTTGCAAGTTAATACAGCTGACCACAGGATCTACAGCTATGTTGTCTCAAGACCACAACCAAGG GGGCTGCTTGGATGGGGTTATTACTTGATAATGCTTCCATTCCGGTTTACCTATTACACAATACTTGATATATTTAG GTTTGCTCTTCGTTTTATACGGCCTGACCCTCGCAACCGGGTCACTGATCCCGTTGGGGACATTGTTTCATTTATGCACTCTTTTGAAGAGAAATATGGGAGGGCACACCCTGTCTTCTACCTGGGAACATACAGCCAG GCACTTAATGATGCCAAACGGGAGCTTCGCTTTCTTTTGGTTTATCTTCATGGAGATGATCACCAGGACTCTGATGAATTCTGTCG CAACACACTCTGTGCACCTGAAGTTATTTCACTAATAAACACTAGGATGCTCTTCTGGGCATGCTCCACAAACAAACCTGAGGGATACAGAG TCTCTCAGGCTTTAAGAGAAAACACCTATCCATTCCTGGCCATGATTATGTTGAAGGATCGGAGGATGACTGTGGTAGGACGTCTAGAAGGCCTCATTCAGCCTGATGACCTCATTAACCAGCTGACATTTATCATGGATGCAAATCAGACTTACCTGGTGTCTGAACGCCTAGAGAG GGAAGAACGAAACCAGACCCAGGTGCTGAGACAGCAGCAGGATGAGGCCTACCTGGCCTCTCTCAGAGCTGaccaggagaaagagagaaagaagcgaGAGGAGCGCGAACGGAAGAGGcggaaggaggaggaggtgcaGCAGCAGAAGCTGGCAGAGGAGAGGCGGCGGCGG AATTtacaagaggagaaggaaaggaagttgGAGTGCCTGCCCCCAGAGCCTTCCCCTGATGACCCTGAAAGTgtcaaaatcattttcaaattacCCAATGATTCTCGAGTAGAGAGACGATTCCACTTTTCACAGTCTCTAACA GTAATCCACGACTTCTtattctccttgaaagaaagccCTGAAAAGTTTCAGATCGAAGCCAATTTTCCCCGAAGGGTGCTGCCCTGCCTCCCTTCAGAGGAGTGGCCCAATCCCCCAACGCTGCAGGAGGCCGGACTCAGCCACACAGAAGTTCTCTTTGTTCAGGACCTAACAGACGAATGa
- the FAF2 gene encoding FAS-associated factor 2 isoform X2, protein MDQCRHTLEQHNWNIEAAVQDRLNEQEGVPSVFNPPPSRPLQVNTADHRIYSYVVSRPQPRGLLGWGYYLIMLPFRFTYYTILDIFRFALRFIRPDPRNRVTDPVGDIVSFMHSFEEKYGRAHPVFYLGTYSQALNDAKRELRFLLVYLHGDDHQDSDEFCRNTLCAPEVISLINTRMLFWACSTNKPEGYRVSQALRENTYPFLAMIMLKDRRMTVVGRLEGLIQPDDLINQLTFIMDANQTYLVSERLEREERNQTQVLRQQQDEAYLASLRADQEKERKKREERERKRRKEEEVQQQKLAEERRRRNLQEEKERKLECLPPEPSPDDPESVKIIFKLPNDSRVERRFHFSQSLTVIHDFLFSLKESPEKFQIEANFPRRVLPCLPSEEWPNPPTLQEAGLSHTEVLFVQDLTDE, encoded by the exons gcTGCTGTACAGGACAGATTGAACGAGCAAGAGGGTGTACCAAGTGTTTTCAACCCACCACCATCTCGACCCTTGCAAGTTAATACAGCTGACCACAGGATCTACAGCTATGTTGTCTCAAGACCACAACCAAGG GGGCTGCTTGGATGGGGTTATTACTTGATAATGCTTCCATTCCGGTTTACCTATTACACAATACTTGATATATTTAG GTTTGCTCTTCGTTTTATACGGCCTGACCCTCGCAACCGGGTCACTGATCCCGTTGGGGACATTGTTTCATTTATGCACTCTTTTGAAGAGAAATATGGGAGGGCACACCCTGTCTTCTACCTGGGAACATACAGCCAG GCACTTAATGATGCCAAACGGGAGCTTCGCTTTCTTTTGGTTTATCTTCATGGAGATGATCACCAGGACTCTGATGAATTCTGTCG CAACACACTCTGTGCACCTGAAGTTATTTCACTAATAAACACTAGGATGCTCTTCTGGGCATGCTCCACAAACAAACCTGAGGGATACAGAG TCTCTCAGGCTTTAAGAGAAAACACCTATCCATTCCTGGCCATGATTATGTTGAAGGATCGGAGGATGACTGTGGTAGGACGTCTAGAAGGCCTCATTCAGCCTGATGACCTCATTAACCAGCTGACATTTATCATGGATGCAAATCAGACTTACCTGGTGTCTGAACGCCTAGAGAG GGAAGAACGAAACCAGACCCAGGTGCTGAGACAGCAGCAGGATGAGGCCTACCTGGCCTCTCTCAGAGCTGaccaggagaaagagagaaagaagcgaGAGGAGCGCGAACGGAAGAGGcggaaggaggaggaggtgcaGCAGCAGAAGCTGGCAGAGGAGAGGCGGCGGCGG AATTtacaagaggagaaggaaaggaagttgGAGTGCCTGCCCCCAGAGCCTTCCCCTGATGACCCTGAAAGTgtcaaaatcattttcaaattacCCAATGATTCTCGAGTAGAGAGACGATTCCACTTTTCACAGTCTCTAACA GTAATCCACGACTTCTtattctccttgaaagaaagccCTGAAAAGTTTCAGATCGAAGCCAATTTTCCCCGAAGGGTGCTGCCCTGCCTCCCTTCAGAGGAGTGGCCCAATCCCCCAACGCTGCAGGAGGCCGGACTCAGCCACACAGAAGTTCTCTTTGTTCAGGACCTAACAGACGAATGa